The proteins below are encoded in one region of Corvus hawaiiensis isolate bCorHaw1 chromosome 3, bCorHaw1.pri.cur, whole genome shotgun sequence:
- the LOC125323406 gene encoding uncharacterized PE-PGRS family protein PE_PGRS54-like yields MGSTGKWDAGGGGKQGKWGAGGRGKRGGGKFGKMGYKRDGMQGNGMQRRWEMENGMHGEMGIRENGIQERWDAGGDGNQGKWDEKEMGNGKWDTGRDGNQGKRDAGGNGNQGKRDAGRDGKHGKMGSWGRWNSGVEGKHRKMGCRGKVGSTGKMGSKRAGMQGKWEAEKMGRRENGDPREMGSRGNGIQVGMGSRERWEAGKLGYQRDGMWEQMGCMEKWEAGGEGMQGEKGIREKGIQEKVGFRKRWKAQENGKQRRWEGGKMGSKGNAKQREWDTGGDGNQGKWDAGKMGYRWEREAGRDGRQGIWDTGGGGIQGKWDAEHISSPRSIPVTLGMGKGQRLELGSNRHENSTGFCGAG; encoded by the exons ATGGGAAGCACGGGAAAATGGGATGCAGGTGGAGgtgggaaacagggaaaatggggaGCAGGAGGACGTGGGAAACGGGGAGGTGGGAAATTCGGGAAAATGGGATACAAGAGAGATGGGATGCAGGGAAATGGGAtgcagaggagatgggaaatggaaaatgggATGCATGGAGAGATGGGAATCAGGGAAAATGGGATACAAGAGAgatgggatgcaggaggagatgggaatcagggaaaatgggatgaaaaagagatgggaaatggaaaatgggatacagggagagatgggaatCAGGGAAAACGGGATGCAGGTGGAAATGGGAATCAGGGAAAACGGGATGCAGGAAGAGATGGGAAGCATGGAAAAatggggagctgggggagatgGAATTCAGGGGTAGAGGGGAAGCACAGGAAAATGGGATGCAGGGGGAAGGTGGGAAGTACGGGAAAAATGGGATCCAAGAGAGCTGGGATGCAGGGAaaatgggaagcagagaagatgggaaggagggaaaatggggatcCAAGGGAgatgggaagcagagggaatgGGATACAGGTGGGaatgggaagcagggagagatgggaagcagggaaatTGGGATACCAGAGAGATGGGATGTGGGAGCAGATGGGATGCatggaaaaatgggaagcaggaggagaagggatgCAGGGGGAGAAGGGAATCAGGGAAAAGGGGATACAGGAGAAGGTGGGATTCAGGAAGAGAtggaaagcacaggaaaatgggaagcagaggagatgggaaggagggaaaatgggatcCAAGGGAAATGCGAAGCAGAGGGAATGGGATACAGGTGGGGATGGGAACCAGGGAAAATGGGATGCAG ggaaaatgGGATACAGGTGGGAACGggaagcagggagagatgggagACAGGGAATATGGGATACAGGGGGAGGAGGGATACAGGGAAAATGGGATGCAG AGCACATTTCCAGCCCTCGGAGCATCCCTGTCACCCTTGGAATGGGAAAGGGGCAGAGGCTGGAGCTCGGCTCCAACCGCCACGAGAATTCCACGGGTTTTTGTGGTGCTGGATGA